A window of the Bombina bombina isolate aBomBom1 chromosome 3, aBomBom1.pri, whole genome shotgun sequence genome harbors these coding sequences:
- the LOC128652678 gene encoding odorant receptor 131-2-like encodes MASAFNSTTLYSNMTQMSVTNSNKVIDSIKIFMMFLMLSSFCFFVYFISVLLRVYFTTSHVQENSRYILFVHMLINDTLNLTIGLFLFLCSYFMLYIPAPICIIILTLAASSFRVTPYSLAAMSLERYVAICHPLRHVEFCTAQRSHVAIATMWVVSLIFPVADVIALIATVPKSFYSQCVMCQRNRLTISQLQVSMRSFSLISSLVLVALVIIYTYIKIMVVALKIGSGNSSAFKAGKTVMLHGFQLLLSISSFASSLTETYFRESTVLLLPNFIVFTYLPRLLSPLIYGIRDEVFNKCIKKMYYSKP; translated from the coding sequence ATGGCGAGTGCCTTCAATTCTACAACTCTTTACAGCAACATGACCCAGATGTCCGTTACTAACAGCAACAAGGTCATTGATAGTATAAAAATTTTCATGATGTTTCTGATGCTTTCTTCATTCTGTTTCTTTGTGTATTTCATCTCAGTTTTGCTCCGAGTTTACTTCACCACCTCTCACGTGCAAGAGAACTCTCGCTACATCctatttgtgcacatgctcataaATGACACGCTTAACTTGACCATTGGACTCTTTCTTTTTTTGTGCTCCTATTTTATGTTATATATTCCTGCACCAATCTGCATTATCATTTTAACTCTGGCGGCATCATCATTTAGAGTTACACCATACAGCCTAGCTGCAATGTCCTTGGAGCGATACGTTGCCATCTGCCATCCCCTAAGGCACGTAGAGTTTTGCACTGCTCAGAGATCTCATGTTGCCATCGCCACCATGTGGGTCGTTTCGCTTATTTTTCCTGTTGCAGATGTTATCGCCTTAATCGCCACCGTTCCGAAGAGTTTTTATTCTCAATGCGTCATGTGCCAGCGGAATAGACTGACAATAAGCCAACTGCAAGTGAGCATGAGGTCCTTCAGCCTCATCTCCAGCTTAGTCCTTGTTGCCCTGGTAATTATTTATACCTACATCAAAATTATGGTAGTGGCTCTGAAGATTGGTTCTGGCAACTCTTCTGCCTTTAAAGCCGGTAAAACCGTTATGTTGCACGGGTTCCAACTTCTCCTGAGCATCAGTTCTTTTGCCTCCTCACTTACAGAAACTTATTTCAGGGAATCCACTGTTTTGCTTCTTCCTAACTTTATAGTGTTTACGTATCTACCAAGGCTTCTCAGCCCTTTAATTTATGGAATAAGAGATGAAgtgttcaataaatgtattaaaaagatgTACTActccaaaccttaa